The sequence CTCTCAACTGCTCCCCTCACACTGCCTCtacccacagcccccaggcacaATATCccacccaggcaggctgtgggagtGGTTCTCCACACCAActcacatccctgagcagctggaagtggtgctgctgctggtgtcgtCCCCCCAGGAGCAAACAGCTCTTTGCAGTTGCTGGTGTGGCTCCTGtttttccctcccagctcctgctcagctctaGCCATGGCTGATTCCTCAGAGCTGGTCCTTGTGCTAGCCAGCAGCCACCTCACCTAACAGAAGCTGTTTATTGAGCAGACAGACATGGCCAGCAAAGACCCGAGGGGCTCACACGTTTCAGGCAGGTGCTCCTTTCCATAGGGAGATCTTTGCAGGCCAGCTGTGTTTTAGGCTTTTGGGTCAGCCTGACAGCCTCGGGCTGGGGATTTAGAGGTCAAGGCTGACATTTCCTGAATAAGggccctcctgtgctgctgcagctgcagtaccGCAGCTTCCACACCAGGACaaccctgcactgcagcctgactctctgctgcagggcccCAGGATCCAGCTACAGAcctccctggccccagcctcttccaCTGACCAGGCTATGGCTTGGGGGGTTCCTCTGGGGCAGAGGGGTCGTACAGCACCCGGGGGGGGCGGCTCCCAGTGGGTGCAGGCAGGATGATGGGAGGGGAGTAGGGCCCTCGGTCTGGCCAGCACAGGTCCACGATGGGGTAGAGCTGGCCCTGGAACTCCGCCTGGAAGGTGTAGATGGGGCTGAGCTGGTCGGGGCTGTCGGCGTTGTAGAAGGTCAGCTCTCCCTTCTCGTAGTGCAGGTAGACGCCGATGCGCTGGGGCCGGGCGGTCAGCGGCAGGGTGGCCCGcggggtgctgaaggcctcgTAGACCTTCCCTTCCTTCAGGCCGATGAGCCACACGCCCTGCTCGGGGGACTTGCTGAGCTTCCCCTTGCGGCTGACCGTGCCCTTGATGATGCCCAGGCGCCAGTGGTTCCTGCTGCCCACGATCACCTCCCAGTAGTGCTGGCCGCAGGAGAAGCTCTTGCAGGTGAGGATGCAGTTGCTGGAGTCGAAACGCTTGGGGTTGCTGTCCCGGCGCTGGTAGAGGCCACACTGCACCACTGTGTCGCCCTTGAAGAGCTCCAGGAGGGGATGCGCTGTCACCGGGTCCAGTTTCAGCGCCTCCGGAGCTAGAGGGAAAGCACACAggctccaggcacagccctgagcactggcacaagctggcactgctgatCTTGAAGCAGCTGGAGTGTttggccagagcaggctgctaaAGAGCAGGCATGATGAAGATGATGACATGCAGCtgtttacaattaataaacagcacaaggggtgctgcaacagcttctcccttccctgcctccttccctacccccctgtacacgaaagggacaagagaaggagagacagagaagttAATCccagtcacaacaaagcagtgcagccaaggtcaagcaggagCCAGTTAgcatctcccagccccaggaagcaaaaaagagagaaagatggTTTTGCAAGCTAGttgacacgatgatcttgaaggtctcttccaacctggtttagtctactcctattccattccattcaattccattcaattccattccattccattccattcctattcctattctattctattccaatcctattctattctattccaatcctatcttatcctattcctattctatcctattctattccaatcctatcctatcctatcctattcctattctatcctattccaatcctatcctatcctattcctattcttattccatcctatcctattcctattcttattctatcctatcctattcctattctatcctatcctatcctatcctattctcctTTATCTCTTCCAGTGGGATTGTCTAGCACCaccatcattttcctttttacacccaacaatgatttctttacattttactacttcctgctcaagatctgtggaaaaaactTTTAAAGGcctagcctaaaactaccacagccaTTGGCAGGCACTACTCCAGAAGCTCTGCTGGGATTGAGGAGAGCACAAGCAAAGAGCTAAGGCAGCACGAGGTtgactgggcagcctgtccccacacagCAGTGggccagggcagctggcacggtgctggcagggcagggcagtacCTGGCAGGACACGGCGGTGCAGACGTTTCCACACGGTCATCTTGATGTCATCTTGGTGGAAGCATGGCTTGAAGGACACAGGGTTAAAGAAGCCATCaccagggagcaggctggggagctctGACCTGGAAAGGCAGTGGCACTTGTGACAGGGACAGTGCAGGACCTCACCTGGCTGGCATGTATGACAGAACCACTGGGGTCTCACCAGCTGCTCTTGCCCTCCTCTAGAGCTGAGTGCACAGCTCTGGCCCTGGCTATCCATCACGACAGCAGTGTCCACACaaggctccccagcagcactggcctGGGACTTCTAGTCCTGGTGTGGAGGCACTGGCCATCCCcattgctgctgtttgctgctgggTCCCACCACTCACCTGAACTGGAAGGAGCTGTATTTCTGGAAAAcacaagagaaagagagagtcAGTGGTGGGAGACTGACagaacagcagctcctctctgagTTCACAGTTCCATACAGCCAAGGACAGCCTCTCCTGGGACAGCCACAGGCATTGCCTCTCAATGGACAACAGGTTTCTCCCACCAGGGGAAGCCCTGGCTGGACAGAGGGCACCTACATCTCACTTCTCGTGGCGTCCCAGCTATCCTTGGTGAAGGTTCTCTCTGCCCAGAACAGGGCTCAGGGCaatctgtgagcagcaggatgaaggCTGGAGAGCCTGGCTGACTGTCACTGCCTTTGCTAGCAAGCACACTCACCCGGATGAAATCAAGCTGGCTGTCATTGCTGAGTGCCTCCAGAGAGCTCTGCATCTCCTTAAGCCTCTGCAGGGCATCTGATGTCTGCTTGAGCTGTGCCTCAATGGAGCTGAtgagctgagctgccttccCCTCGATGCTCTCCAGGAAGGTGGCCTTCTCCTCGTCGATGTacctgtgcagctcctggaacTCCTTCCGGATCACCCACTTGAAGACATCCACCTCGTTCTGCCAGGAGACATCAATCAGCTGTGTGCTTGCTCCATCTCCTTCACCTGCTTTTTGGTTTCAGAGGTGCCACCACCAATGCCAGCATGTCCCACCAAGCCCCCCTCCACTGGCTTTCCAAAGAAAGAGTAGCTCTACAGCAGGCTAGGTGTGGTTTCATCCTGCTGTCCTCAGCAGCTCACCACCATGGTGCTTTACACACCTGATCCCCTAGATTTTGTTTCCCTTGAGCCTTGGAAGTGCTCTTAGATCTCTCTGCTTCCAGGGAACAACTTTTGTTCCGGGCTAAGATAGTGCAGCTCCACTTCCATTTGGTTTGAGCCCTCTGAAGAGCTCAACTGGGAAGCTTTGGCCTCAGAAGGTCCCTTATGGACATctgctgtgtgtgagagagacatGCAGCTAACCCAGGCTTAAActtgttgtggagtctccttctctggagactttcaaaacccacctggatgcattcctgtgtggactaccccaagtgatcctgctttggcaggggggttggaccctatgatctcctgaggtcccttccaacctctaaaaTACTGTGAAACCAGCAGCATTGCTCTGACTGGGGAGCCTGCTCTAAGTGGGGTCCTTTCACTTGggatctccccacctccaaggACATTTGGTctgactgctgctgtgccaggacacCGAGGAAGGGTTACGTCACCCCttctgggcacagggctgtgccaccaCACAGGGCTACGTCACCCTTCCCAGAAGCAGGTCTATGTTTAATCCCTGAGTTCCCTGGAGAACACAAACCTCAGGGAACAGGGTGGAAGATAAGCTCTGTCTGCTGTCccagagaagggaggaggaggggctgTATGGGACACAAAGGGCTCAGGGACAGACTCTCCCAGCTCATGGCACTCACTGCGATACGGCTCTTGTTGTTGATGAGCTTACTGAAGTGTTCATCCAGGTTCCTCTTGTACTGGTGGATATCagtcagcagcacagacagctcCTCCTGAAAAGACACCACCTCTGTAGAAGGCACCTCTCTGGAAGCCTCCTTGATCACAGGCAGAGCttgccagctgcccagggagcacaggGCCCTCAGCAGAAGTTCTCCTAAGCTTTCTCAAAGCTTTCTGGGGCTCTGCACATCCTGCTGGTCTTTACTCTCTTGATCTAGAGGATTTGAGATTgccagaggcaggagagggctTGGAGTATGGCCCTGACCAAGCGCTCCTGCCAGAAGCACCATGTCTTAGCTCCCATGTATTTCACACCCTGTGGTGGCTCCACACCTGGTGAGAGGGTGGCAAGGGGGGGGCAAGCGGCTGaaggccagccccagccagcagcaccctctgTCCTGATTTCACTGGGGCAGAATCTGAGGCCAGCCATGGTCTGCAGGCTGTTAGCAGTTtggagtcagccagggcagTGACCTGAGCTGGCTACAGGTGTATCCTAGACCATGAGCATCATGCTCAGTACAAAGCTGAGGATGAGGGCTTCCTATTCTTCatttggaggggaaaagaagaaaggcagagagagttggggttgttcagcatggagaagagaaagctccagaggGATCTTACTGTAGCCTTTCAGTCATTTAAAGGGGCTGCTCAGAAAGATGGGCACAGACTTTTACCAGGGCCccttgtgacagaacaaggagtGATGTTTTTAAACTGAGAGAGATTTAGGCCAGATctaaggaagaaaattttcacaatgagggtttcctctctttttcctgaTCCCCTTTCTTGACTGAGGAGGGGTCACTGGGTTTAGCCCTGGATATGGCCCTTCCCAGTGCCAGTGTTGAAAGCCTGTCTGGGACAGAAGCATTTCTGCTGCCTCCTACTCTTATCTCCCTGGTGCCAGGAGTGGAGGGGACAGGTGGCCCTGTGCTTTTCCATTCCTGGGGCTTTCATGTGATGCTGGGCAGGGGACGCCAACTGTTTACTCTGCCTGGCTGGGACTCCCatttccctgcctccctgctctcctgtggCACCTCACCTCAGTCTTATCTGCAGACTCTTTGATGACATTTGGAAAGGGTCCTGAAAGGCCCTGCCGAcactccccagctccccacctGGGTGCAGCCCCCAAAACTGAGTCCTCTCAGCCTGAGAAACAGCTGCCCCCCAACCCAGGACCTCTGCCCTACACCTGGCTGGAATCATGTCCAGAGGGGACACTTGGccagcaagcacagcaggtgccccaagccccagcccaggagccccaTCCAGGCCTGCCTGCCCACCTTCATCCGGCAGTAGGCGGTGGAGATGGGGCTGACCCTGTGCTGCCGGTGGCTGCCGATGGTGCCACACAGCCCACAGATCACCTCTCGGTCAGCCTcgcagaagaggctcagggggttGTGGTGTGTTGGGCAGGCCTGTGGGGtgggctctgcctccccccagctctgcagtgcctcGATGACGCGAGCCAGGGTGACGTTGGGCGGCGAGGCGCTGCCGTCCACGGTCTGGCGGCACACGGGGCACAGGAACcgcccctccagctctgcagagagcgaCACCACGCAGGACTTGCAGTAGGAATGTCCACACTGCAGCATCAGGGGCTCCTTGAAGACCTCAAAGCAGATGGGACAGAGGAGCTGGTCCTCCAGCTCATTGATGCTCACTCTTCGAGCCATCCTGTCGCCTCTCCACCCAGCAGCAAAGGCCTGGTCCGGGAAACAGGGGTGGGAGGATCAGTCTTGTTGCAagacaaagcagagctgagtgaagatggggagaaggggaaagggagagacaCTTCCACCCCCTGTCAGCAGGGAAGACAGCTGCAAACTCAAAGGGAAGGCTGTGACCCAAACTAGACTTTTACCATgcattagaatcatagcattgttccagctggaaaagacccccaggatcactgagcccaactgttgatctaacaccaccatggccattacaccatgccccaaagtggggggaaaaaaaccccaacacaacaaTCTCTTGAAcagtgtccagccttcctggattCCCTGGCCCTTCAGGACTGCCTCCTAAAGGACTTTGTAGACCACTCTCTGAAACAGGCCAAAGTCTGCCTGCTGGTGGAAGTTCTCCAGCAACTAAGAACTCTATAGCTCTAAAGCTGTAGGAGCCTGGTGAATCAAGGGAAGCTCCAATGTCCGTCTGTGACCCATCAGACACCCGAGGACCCTGTCCCAGGGGAACCAGCTTCATCTGCTCCTTCTGctcacactggaacacatcccAGAGACCCAAATAACAGCCTCCCACTCCCCACACCACTCAcgtgctctgcacagcctcctcctggccTTGGCTTGATCTCTGCTGGTCCCAACACACCGAGCGTGATGGATGTCACTTGGCTTCTCCCAGTCAAGCTGAAGACTTTGACCTAGTTGGAGAGACAGggaccagcagctcctcagcaggatgaggagcctgctcccctcctgcagcctcagccccacaAGGGGTATCCCTGCTTGCTAGGCAGCTTCTTGtccccctctcctgctctgaggacagtGTCACACCCCTGTGAAGGGCTACCCACCACCCTGCCAGGCAGGTGTGGGCACACACATCACATGACTGTGTGAGCTGGAGTCTTGATAAGAGCTGCTGGTGTttgcttccctgagcagccactCTGCCTGGGTCCCACTGGGGTTTCACTCATCCACACTGCTTAGAACAGCAGAATTGTTTTCACCAAAACACCTTCTTATCAACTAaacactttccccccccccctttaaaatgaaacagtatttttttgttatttgttgaaaccctttccttcttttgtgAGAGACCAGAAAGAAACCCAGAGCATCATTCCTCCAGCACGGGGCAAGAGACCTGTGTGTTTCTGTCTGGCTGTGCAAGGGTTTCTCGTATGATTATCATTGGTTCATGAATCTGCTTGGTTTATGGCCACCTCAGTAGTTTCCCCTCTAAGCACTGCCCAGGAGAAGCTGGGGATGAGGAAGGTTTCTCAGCCAGGAGGTTCTAGCTTTGGGGGCAACCCTCcagaggctgtggggtgggggaagaagagACACAGGTTCAAGAATTAACCTGGGGCTCCCGCCTCAGACTCACACTAAAGGCATTGGTTCCCTGAACAGCAACAAGCCGGAAGGCTTCATCCCGCTTCCCAAGGAGAGCTTGTGAGTGAGGCCGTGGGGATGTTCCAGCCTTACGGGggcctctcctgcagcc is a genomic window of Dryobates pubescens isolate bDryPub1 chromosome 13, bDryPub1.pri, whole genome shotgun sequence containing:
- the TRIM50 gene encoding E3 ubiquitin-protein ligase TRIM50 → MARRVSINELEDQLLCPICFEVFKEPLMLQCGHSYCKSCVVSLSAELEGRFLCPVCRQTVDGSASPPNVTLARVIEALQSWGEAEPTPQACPTHHNPLSLFCEADREVICGLCGTIGSHRQHRVSPISTAYCRMKEELSVLLTDIHQYKRNLDEHFSKLINNKSRIANEVDVFKWVIRKEFQELHRYIDEEKATFLESIEGKAAQLISSIEAQLKQTSDALQRLKEMQSSLEALSNDSQLDFIRKYSSFQFRSELPSLLPGDGFFNPVSFKPCFHQDDIKMTVWKRLHRRVLPAPEALKLDPVTAHPLLELFKGDTVVQCGLYQRRDSNPKRFDSSNCILTCKSFSCGQHYWEVIVGSRNHWRLGIIKGTVSRKGKLSKSPEQGVWLIGLKEGKVYEAFSTPRATLPLTARPQRIGVYLHYEKGELTFYNADSPDQLSPIYTFQAEFQGQLYPIVDLCWPDRGPYSPPIILPAPTGSRPPRVLYDPSAPEEPPKP